In Opitutaceae bacterium TAV5, one genomic interval encodes:
- a CDS encoding RNA-binding protein has protein sequence MSNSKLYVGNMSFKTSEDELRSAFGQFGNVTDVYVAMDKMTGRPRGFAFVTMSTPEEAKIAAEKLNGVDLGGRALTVNEARPKEEGAGRSFGGGGGGGGRGGFGGGRDRDRGGFGGGRDRRY, from the coding sequence ATGAGCAATTCCAAACTCTACGTCGGCAACATGTCCTTCAAGACCTCCGAAGACGAACTCCGTTCGGCTTTCGGCCAGTTCGGCAACGTGACCGACGTTTATGTCGCCATGGACAAGATGACCGGCCGCCCCCGCGGTTTCGCGTTCGTCACCATGAGCACGCCTGAAGAGGCGAAAATCGCGGCCGAGAAGCTGAATGGCGTCGACCTCGGCGGTCGCGCTCTCACCGTCAATGAAGCCCGTCCCAAGGAAGAAGGCGCCGGCCGTTCCTTCGGTGGTGGCGGCGGTGGCGGTGGCCGCGGCGGTTTCGGCGGTGGCCGTGACCGTGATCGCGGTGGCTTCGGCGGCGGTCGCGACCGTCGTTACTGA
- a CDS encoding GntR family transcriptional regulator, producing MLPFPITLRPGEPVAEQVLHAVRKAVVSGQLAAGEKFPSVRQLSQALRINPNTAHKIVAALVAEGVLVTTPAVGSTVAARPEDASGIRARKARAAGLDPDIERLVVESLKRGVSLEDLQDAVARHWESLSPP from the coding sequence ATGTTGCCGTTCCCCATCACCCTCAGGCCGGGCGAGCCCGTGGCGGAGCAGGTGCTCCATGCCGTCCGCAAGGCCGTGGTGAGCGGACAACTGGCGGCTGGCGAAAAATTCCCTTCCGTGCGCCAGCTCAGCCAGGCGCTCCGTATCAACCCCAACACCGCCCACAAGATCGTCGCCGCACTGGTCGCCGAAGGCGTGCTCGTCACCACTCCCGCCGTCGGCAGCACCGTGGCCGCCCGCCCGGAAGACGCGTCCGGCATTCGCGCGCGCAAGGCCCGCGCTGCCGGGCTCGACCCGGACATCGAACGCCTCGTCGTCGAATCCCTCAAACGCGGCGTCTCGCTCGAAGATTTGCAGGACGCCGTCGCCCGCCACTGGGAAAGCCTCTCCCCGCCCTGA
- a CDS encoding ABC transporter has translation MIEVRQLTRVFRTYKKQPGFMGGVKGLFHREFEETAAARDITFDIAEGELVGFLGPNGAGKTTTLKMLSGLIHPTSGTARVAGFDPVRRENAYRRIFALVLGQKNQLWWDLPAIESFLLLRHIYGLPAKQYQETLDELVDLLDVRAKLNVMVRELSLGERMKMELIAALLHRPRVLFLDEPTIGLDVVSQKAVRSFLRDYNRRHRVTILLTSHYMADIKELCERVIVIHKGLKIHDGSLARLEMAGGRKKIIRFRPAAEALPVGIAAGTAAGAVGPFADVAAFAPEGVEPPVVAGDGEITLHVPTDQVVAVSQRILAAGPVADITIEDVPLEDVIAALFKAQ, from the coding sequence ATGATCGAAGTCCGTCAGCTCACCCGCGTTTTCCGCACCTACAAAAAGCAGCCCGGTTTTATGGGAGGCGTGAAGGGGCTTTTCCACCGTGAGTTCGAGGAGACCGCCGCCGCGCGCGACATCACGTTCGACATCGCCGAGGGCGAGCTTGTCGGGTTTCTCGGCCCCAACGGCGCGGGCAAGACCACCACGCTGAAAATGCTTTCGGGCCTCATCCACCCGACGAGCGGCACCGCGCGCGTGGCCGGCTTCGACCCCGTGCGCCGCGAAAACGCCTACCGCCGCATCTTCGCGCTCGTGCTCGGCCAGAAAAACCAGCTCTGGTGGGACCTGCCCGCGATCGAGTCCTTTCTCCTCCTCCGTCATATTTACGGCCTGCCCGCGAAGCAGTATCAGGAAACGCTCGACGAACTCGTGGACCTCCTCGATGTGCGCGCCAAGCTCAACGTCATGGTGCGCGAGCTCTCGCTCGGCGAACGCATGAAGATGGAGCTCATCGCCGCGCTGCTCCATCGCCCGCGCGTCCTGTTTCTCGACGAGCCGACCATCGGGCTCGACGTCGTTTCACAAAAAGCCGTCCGTTCTTTCCTGCGCGACTACAACCGCCGCCACCGGGTGACGATCCTGCTCACCAGCCACTACATGGCCGACATAAAAGAGCTGTGCGAGCGCGTGATCGTCATCCACAAGGGCCTGAAAATTCACGATGGCAGTCTGGCCCGTCTGGAAATGGCGGGCGGCCGGAAAAAGATCATCCGGTTTCGCCCCGCAGCGGAAGCGTTGCCGGTCGGGATCGCGGCCGGAACTGCGGCGGGAGCGGTCGGGCCGTTTGCGGATGTCGCCGCCTTCGCGCCGGAGGGTGTCGAGCCGCCGGTCGTGGCCGGCGACGGCGAAATCACCCTGCATGTGCCGACCGATCAGGTGGTGGCCGTGTCGCAACGCATCCTCGCCGCCGGTCCCGTGGCCGACATCACGATCGAGGATGTGCCGCTGGAGGACGTGATCGCCGCCCTGTTCAAGGCGCAGTGA
- the aspS gene encoding aspartyl-tRNA synthase (catalyzes a two-step reaction, first charging an aspartate molecule by linking its carboxyl group to the alpha-phosphate of ATP, followed by transfer of the aminoacyl-adenylate to its tRNA; contains discriminating and non-discriminating subtypes): MKRTHHCAQLTLADLDATVSLIGWVDSIRDHGGILFIDLRDRKGITQVKFDPQTNPELGALAATLKPESVIETEGKVVPRPEGTVNKNLPTGAIEIDATALIIHNISETPPFPLDDAAADKVNEDLRLTYRYLDLRRPRMRRNLQVRHRATKSIRDYFDAQEFIEVETPALFKSTPEGAREYLVPSRIHPGQFYALSQSPQQFKQILMVAGVERYFQIARCFRDEDLRADRQMEFTQVDVEASFITREDVYRLFEGMLKKVWKDVLDVDIPTPFLRMPYVEAMNRFGVDKPDLRFGIELSDFSDTFRTSAFKVFKTTVENGGVIKAINAKGLADLTQGELKNLEDIARSLGAKGLAFIKVEGGEWKSPIVKFFSDAEKAALTEKLGVAEGDMIFFAAAPWEQACAILGRIRLEAAQLLVKRGKLAIDASDWKFLWVVDFPLMSYDEERGGYVATHHPFTAPVPEDAALLDSDPKAVRGQHYDLVLNGMELGGGSIRIHQPALQKKVFEDVLKIPKDVVESRFGYMLKAFTYGAPPHGGIAFGLDRLVALLCGTTSIRDVIAFPKTQKGQDLMAQSPTPVTAKQLKELHIQTVIPAE, encoded by the coding sequence ATGAAGCGCACCCATCACTGTGCCCAGCTCACCTTGGCCGATCTCGACGCGACCGTCTCGCTCATCGGCTGGGTTGATTCCATCCGCGACCACGGCGGCATCCTTTTCATCGACCTGCGCGACCGCAAAGGCATCACGCAGGTGAAATTCGACCCGCAGACCAACCCGGAACTCGGTGCCCTGGCCGCCACGCTGAAGCCGGAGTCCGTCATCGAGACCGAAGGCAAGGTCGTTCCCCGGCCCGAGGGCACGGTCAACAAGAACCTCCCGACCGGCGCCATCGAGATCGATGCCACCGCCCTCATCATCCACAACATCTCGGAAACACCGCCGTTTCCGCTCGACGACGCCGCGGCCGACAAGGTCAACGAAGACCTGCGCCTCACCTATCGCTACCTCGACCTGCGCCGCCCGCGCATGCGCAGGAACCTGCAGGTACGTCACCGCGCCACCAAGTCCATCCGCGACTACTTCGACGCGCAGGAATTCATCGAGGTCGAGACGCCCGCCCTCTTCAAGTCCACGCCCGAGGGCGCGCGCGAATACCTCGTGCCCTCGCGCATCCACCCGGGCCAGTTCTACGCGCTCTCGCAGTCGCCGCAGCAGTTCAAGCAGATCCTCATGGTCGCCGGCGTGGAGCGGTATTTCCAGATCGCCCGCTGTTTCCGCGACGAGGACCTGCGCGCCGACCGCCAGATGGAGTTCACCCAGGTGGACGTCGAGGCGTCGTTCATCACGCGCGAGGACGTTTACCGGCTGTTCGAAGGCATGCTGAAAAAGGTGTGGAAGGACGTCCTCGATGTGGACATCCCGACGCCGTTCCTGCGCATGCCCTATGTCGAGGCGATGAACCGTTTCGGCGTGGACAAGCCCGACCTGCGCTTCGGCATCGAGCTGTCAGACTTTTCGGATACATTCAGGACCTCCGCCTTCAAGGTTTTCAAGACCACGGTGGAGAACGGCGGCGTCATCAAGGCGATCAACGCCAAAGGCCTCGCCGACCTCACGCAGGGCGAACTCAAGAACCTCGAGGACATCGCCAGGTCGCTCGGCGCGAAGGGCCTCGCCTTCATCAAGGTCGAGGGCGGCGAATGGAAATCGCCGATCGTCAAATTTTTCTCCGACGCCGAGAAAGCCGCGCTCACCGAAAAACTCGGCGTCGCCGAGGGTGACATGATCTTCTTCGCCGCCGCTCCGTGGGAACAGGCTTGCGCCATCCTCGGCCGCATCCGTCTCGAGGCCGCGCAGCTCCTCGTGAAGCGCGGCAAGCTCGCGATCGATGCCAGCGACTGGAAGTTTCTCTGGGTCGTCGATTTCCCGCTGATGAGCTACGACGAGGAACGCGGCGGCTACGTGGCCACGCATCACCCGTTCACCGCTCCGGTCCCCGAGGATGCCGCGCTGCTCGACTCCGACCCGAAGGCCGTCCGCGGCCAGCACTACGACCTCGTGCTCAACGGCATGGAGCTCGGCGGCGGCTCGATCCGCATCCACCAGCCGGCGTTGCAGAAAAAGGTTTTCGAGGACGTTCTGAAAATCCCGAAGGACGTCGTCGAAAGCCGTTTCGGCTACATGCTGAAGGCGTTCACCTACGGCGCCCCGCCGCACGGCGGCATCGCGTTCGGCCTCGACCGCCTGGTGGCGCTGCTCTGCGGCACCACGAGCATCCGCGACGTGATCGCCTTCCCGAAAACGCAAAAAGGCCAGGACCTGATGGCGCAGAGCCCGACGCCCGTCACCGCGAAACAGCTCAAGGAATTGCACATCCAGACGGTGATCCCGGCGGAGTGA
- a CDS encoding pyruvate phosphate dikinase, with amino-acid sequence MHTPKQNTPPDTSGLPAFDAAIDRVLAGDNIVWHVDSVSQYQAFVTPFAEAAVRDRRRLFYFRFARHPRLLPEDFPCEAITLRPEDGFEVFIHRIRRVIGEAGLAAYYIFDCLSDLATDWYSDAMLGNFFMLTCPYLFELETVAYFGLLRRRHSRDATEPVIATTQLFLDVFGCGDRLYVRPLKTQFRDSPTIHFLHLRGADNSFEVVRSSAEIARALLHAGPNWAASEVYGGEVWHRAEELVAGTRPAADPEATGIAGDDHPEVWLQLVRMMITRDEAIMPLVSRYLSLRDLLAVRRRLVGTGLIGGKTTGMLVARNIIARDHPALARKLEEHDSFYVGSDVFYTFLVRNGLWPDRERQCDPATFLDGVDEACEKIRAGTFPDYVLRQFEALLDYFGQYPLIVRSSSLLEDNYGRSFAGKYESVFCANQGTREERLRAFLDAVRTVYASTMSREALSYRARHDLLQRDEQMALLVMRVTGSIQGEYFYPHLAGVGFSWNPFAWHPAIDPKAGVVRLVFGLGTRAVDRVDDDYTRVVALNAPLRRPEADFDEIFRHSQRRVDVIDLAADRLASHDFETVLARAADVPAELLTTRDDDVSDRTGREVRVLTLEPLLADASPGGFVADMRALLGTLEAAYGRPVDVEFAVNFEAGADAPVPVGAPPSSYWIHLLQCRPLQVQGTHDPDVPEVRLPPEDILLQARGAVVGHSRVRRIDWIIRVRPEIYATLGEQDRHAVARAVGRANRALADQGGAVMAMGPGRWGTQMASLGVPVRFSEINHISVICELAMMHADLTPDIALGTHFFGEMVEMNMLCFALFPGREGNRLDSAALDAAPDHFEKLAGDPAAAKHAVRIVRAADLAPAPDEGLWLIANAPAQEVTVSRRKPE; translated from the coding sequence TTGCATACACCCAAACAGAACACCCCGCCAGATACTTCCGGCCTGCCCGCTTTCGATGCCGCCATCGACCGGGTGCTCGCCGGCGACAACATCGTGTGGCACGTCGATAGCGTCTCCCAGTACCAGGCCTTCGTCACACCCTTTGCCGAAGCCGCCGTGCGCGACCGGCGCCGGCTTTTTTACTTCCGCTTCGCCCGCCATCCGCGCCTCCTGCCCGAAGATTTCCCGTGCGAGGCGATCACGCTCCGGCCGGAGGACGGTTTTGAGGTATTCATACATCGGATACGGAGGGTCATCGGCGAGGCCGGGCTCGCGGCCTACTACATCTTCGACTGCCTCTCCGATCTCGCCACCGACTGGTATTCCGACGCCATGCTGGGCAACTTCTTCATGCTCACCTGTCCTTACCTGTTCGAGCTGGAGACCGTCGCGTATTTCGGCCTCCTGCGCCGCCGCCACTCGCGCGACGCCACCGAGCCGGTCATCGCCACCACGCAGCTCTTTCTCGACGTCTTCGGCTGCGGCGACCGCCTCTACGTGCGCCCGCTCAAGACGCAGTTTCGCGACTCGCCCACCATCCATTTTCTCCACCTCCGGGGGGCGGACAATTCGTTCGAGGTCGTCCGTTCCAGCGCCGAAATCGCCCGCGCGCTCCTGCATGCCGGTCCCAACTGGGCGGCATCCGAAGTGTATGGCGGCGAAGTCTGGCACCGCGCCGAGGAGCTCGTGGCCGGCACCCGTCCGGCCGCCGACCCCGAAGCCACCGGCATCGCCGGCGACGATCACCCCGAGGTGTGGCTCCAGCTCGTGCGCATGATGATCACGCGCGACGAGGCCATCATGCCGCTCGTCAGCCGTTACCTCAGCCTCCGCGATCTGCTCGCCGTCCGCCGCCGCCTTGTCGGCACCGGGCTCATCGGCGGCAAGACCACGGGCATGCTCGTCGCCCGCAACATCATCGCCCGCGATCATCCGGCGCTCGCGCGCAAGCTGGAAGAACACGATTCGTTCTACGTCGGCTCCGACGTGTTTTACACCTTCCTCGTCCGCAACGGGCTCTGGCCCGACCGCGAACGCCAGTGCGACCCGGCCACGTTTCTCGATGGCGTGGACGAGGCGTGCGAAAAAATCCGCGCCGGCACCTTTCCCGACTACGTGCTCCGGCAGTTCGAGGCGCTGCTCGACTATTTCGGGCAATACCCGCTCATCGTGCGCTCCTCCTCGCTGCTCGAGGACAACTACGGCCGCTCCTTCGCGGGCAAGTACGAGAGCGTGTTTTGCGCCAACCAGGGCACGCGCGAGGAGCGCCTGCGCGCCTTTCTCGACGCCGTGCGCACGGTTTACGCCAGCACGATGAGCCGCGAGGCCCTCAGCTACCGCGCCCGCCACGACCTGCTCCAGCGGGACGAACAGATGGCACTGCTCGTCATGCGTGTGACCGGTTCGATCCAGGGCGAGTATTTTTATCCGCACCTGGCCGGCGTCGGTTTTTCGTGGAATCCGTTCGCGTGGCATCCCGCGATCGACCCGAAGGCCGGCGTGGTGCGGCTCGTGTTCGGGCTCGGCACACGCGCCGTCGACCGCGTGGACGACGACTACACGCGCGTCGTCGCCCTCAACGCCCCGCTGCGCCGGCCCGAGGCCGATTTCGACGAAATCTTTCGCCACTCGCAACGCCGGGTCGATGTCATCGACCTCGCCGCCGACCGGCTCGCCTCGCACGATTTCGAGACCGTGCTCGCCCGCGCCGCCGACGTGCCCGCGGAGTTGCTCACCACCCGCGACGACGACGTCTCCGACCGTACCGGCCGCGAAGTCCGCGTGCTCACGCTCGAACCGCTGCTGGCCGACGCTTCGCCGGGCGGCTTCGTCGCCGACATGCGCGCCCTGCTCGGCACGCTCGAAGCCGCCTACGGACGCCCCGTGGATGTGGAGTTCGCCGTCAATTTCGAAGCTGGCGCCGACGCCCCGGTTCCCGTCGGCGCTCCGCCTTCCTCATACTGGATTCATTTGCTGCAATGCCGGCCGCTCCAGGTCCAGGGCACGCACGATCCCGATGTGCCCGAGGTGCGCCTGCCGCCGGAAGACATCCTGTTGCAGGCGCGCGGCGCGGTTGTCGGCCACAGCCGCGTGCGGCGCATCGACTGGATCATCCGGGTGCGTCCGGAAATCTACGCCACGCTTGGCGAGCAGGACCGGCATGCGGTGGCGCGCGCCGTCGGCCGGGCCAATCGCGCGCTCGCGGACCAGGGCGGCGCGGTCATGGCGATGGGTCCGGGCCGCTGGGGCACGCAGATGGCCTCGCTCGGGGTGCCGGTGCGGTTTTCCGAGATCAACCACATATCCGTCATCTGCGAACTCGCGATGATGCACGCCGACCTCACGCCGGACATCGCGCTCGGCACGCATTTTTTCGGCGAGATGGTCGAAATGAACATGCTGTGCTTCGCGCTTTTCCCCGGGCGCGAGGGCAACCGCCTCGACTCCGCCGCGCTCGATGCCGCCCCCGACCATTTCGAAAAACTGGCCGGCGACCCGGCGGCGGCGAAACACGCCGTGCGCATCGTGCGCGCCGCCGATCTCGCCCCGGCCCCGGACGAGGGCCTGTGGCTCATCGCCAACGCCCCCGCGCAGGAGGTGACCGTGAGCCGGCGGAAACCGGAGTGA
- a CDS encoding SWIB (YM74) complex protein encodes MKPVQPDDALAAVVGAKPLPRTELTKKLWEYIKKNKLQDPKEKTKINADAALKAVFNGKKTVTMFEMTKLVSGHLKA; translated from the coding sequence ATGAAACCGGTTCAACCTGACGATGCCCTCGCGGCGGTCGTTGGCGCGAAACCTCTTCCTCGTACCGAGCTCACCAAGAAGCTCTGGGAGTACATCAAGAAGAACAAGCTCCAGGATCCGAAGGAGAAGACCAAGATCAACGCTGACGCCGCTCTGAAAGCCGTTTTCAATGGCAAGAAGACCGTCACGATGTTCGAGATGACGAAGCTCGTCTCCGGTCACCTGAAGGCCTGA
- a CDS encoding N-terminal cleavage protein, whose protein sequence is MICRIFPRFRPLPPAGVRSRRGVTLIELLAVITLIGVLAGLVIAGIGHIRNQARIATCRSNLRQAGVAMLNYATDSRDLLPGPLWRGQGPVYNSDASGSFDTGSGNLANFLVPYFGLQPPPPSTEMRAQALSCPAWLNSDHAPQTSICYYSTGETGADDGSGYFPFGRYSSNPDNLVRPMQISALPEPATTVALREFDRKQLPEDSSSFYATDPRVPPRPVHGNVRNALYFDGHVGPMR, encoded by the coding sequence ATGATCTGCCGCATTTTTCCCCGTTTTCGTCCGTTGCCCCCGGCCGGCGTCCGTTCCCGACGCGGCGTGACGCTGATCGAGCTTCTGGCCGTCATTACCCTCATCGGCGTACTTGCCGGTCTCGTGATCGCCGGGATCGGGCATATCCGCAACCAGGCCCGCATCGCCACCTGCCGCTCCAATCTTCGCCAGGCCGGCGTGGCCATGCTCAACTACGCCACCGACAGCCGCGACCTGCTTCCCGGCCCGCTCTGGCGCGGCCAGGGTCCGGTTTACAATTCGGACGCCTCCGGGAGCTTCGATACCGGCAGCGGCAACCTGGCCAATTTCCTCGTTCCCTACTTCGGCCTCCAGCCGCCACCGCCCTCCACCGAAATGCGCGCCCAGGCGCTCTCCTGCCCGGCGTGGCTGAACTCCGATCACGCCCCGCAAACCAGCATCTGCTACTATTCCACCGGCGAGACCGGCGCGGACGACGGCTCCGGCTATTTCCCTTTCGGCCGTTACAGCAGCAACCCGGACAATCTCGTCCGTCCGATGCAGATCTCCGCGTTGCCCGAGCCTGCCACCACGGTCGCCTTGCGCGAATTTGACCGGAAACAGCTGCCCGAAGATTCGAGTTCCTTTTATGCCACCGACCCGCGTGTGCCGCCCCGGCCCGTCCATGGCAACGTGCGCAACGCGCTTTATTTCGACGGCCATGTCGGCCCGATGCGATGA
- a CDS encoding ABC transporter, translated as MKHAIETFALTRRFGRRKALDALTLRVPAGSVFALLGPNGAGKTTTIKLLLNLLAPHDGSSFVLGCDSRKLGPAEFARIGYVAEGQDLPDRMTLGEFADYCRPFYPAWDRELEAVLLRTFELPPDRQLRHLSRGMRMKAALLVALARRPRLLLLDEPFGGLDPVARDDFIRGLIEASLLGEWTVLLSSHDIEEVERLADHIAIIDRGRLQLAESLEALQARVRRVELRFGSPAAAAEAARRLTGTGNPAWLDVEQAGSRAGFVDTAWRGSDSERACRERLLSPLASATDAPGAADNITITARPMPLREIYLTLARTPAPNLKNPVS; from the coding sequence ATGAAACACGCCATCGAAACCTTTGCCCTCACCCGGCGCTTCGGCCGCCGGAAAGCCCTCGATGCCCTCACGTTGCGCGTGCCCGCCGGGTCCGTGTTCGCCTTGCTCGGCCCCAACGGCGCGGGCAAGACGACCACAATAAAACTCCTGCTCAACCTCCTCGCGCCGCACGACGGGAGTTCCTTCGTGCTCGGTTGCGATTCCCGAAAACTCGGCCCCGCCGAATTCGCCCGCATCGGCTACGTCGCCGAAGGGCAGGACCTGCCCGACCGGATGACTTTGGGCGAGTTTGCCGATTATTGCCGTCCGTTTTATCCGGCATGGGATCGCGAGCTCGAAGCTGTGTTGCTGCGCACTTTCGAACTGCCGCCGGACCGGCAACTGCGTCACCTCTCGCGCGGCATGCGGATGAAGGCGGCGCTGCTCGTCGCGCTTGCCCGGCGCCCCCGGCTGCTGCTGCTCGACGAACCGTTCGGCGGACTCGATCCGGTGGCGCGCGACGATTTCATCCGCGGTCTGATCGAGGCATCGCTCCTCGGCGAGTGGACCGTCCTGCTTTCCTCGCACGATATCGAGGAGGTGGAGCGGCTCGCCGATCACATTGCGATCATCGACCGGGGGCGCCTGCAACTCGCCGAATCGCTCGAAGCCTTGCAGGCGCGGGTCCGCCGGGTGGAGTTGCGCTTCGGTTCGCCCGCGGCGGCGGCGGAAGCGGCGCGGCGGCTGACGGGGACCGGCAATCCGGCGTGGCTCGACGTGGAGCAGGCCGGTTCACGTGCCGGGTTTGTGGATACGGCATGGCGCGGGAGCGACAGCGAACGCGCTTGCCGCGAACGGTTGCTGTCGCCGCTGGCGTCCGCAACGGATGCGCCGGGCGCAGCGGACAACATCACGATCACGGCGAGGCCGATGCCATTGCGCGAGATCTACCTGACCCTGGCGCGGACGCCTGCGCCAAACCTGAAAAATCCTGTATCATGA
- a CDS encoding sugar ABC transporter yields the protein MSTAKPSAPGAPDRPDRLLTVHKDSRFETDDAQFKPLQWSLIRRMFGYTRHVAAKRNWLIFLTLCRAMQLPALTWLMSVIIAGPIARHEWSTVIAMLFAYGGLALVTEGMFHFRQRFALEIGETVVNRLRSEVFDAVQRQPMSFFHRTKLGRILSRMTSDVDALRTGIQDVFFVSIVQVGQMSFAALVMLWTDWKMFLVVAGLAPILWGLNRRFRVRLSRYSRASQESFSRVTATLAESVNGIRVTQGFVRQETNAGLFRQLLSDHSQHNINLARTSAVLTPILELNSQLFISVLLMLGGWRAFSGAIGLEDLITFFFVANLFFSPIQVIANQYNQALIAMASAERVFRLIDLKPEWTDAPDAQDLPDPRCGFAAASAQGSGFGVQGPGNATPPASATSADNSRPETPDSGLAAASAAAGLRIEFRNVTFGYNPEVPVLRDITFTAEPGQTIALVGHTGSGKSSIINLVSKFYLPTSGELLIDHRDIHTITGHSLHRQTGMVTQQNFLFSGTVLDNILMARPEATEDDVRAAAASIDCLDLLDALPGGLRTEVGAGGGGISLGQRQLVCFTRAMLAGPRLVILDEATSAIDALTEARLQRALQLLLCGRTSIVVAHRLSTIRYADLVLVLDQGRIIESGTHDQLVAAGGAYASLHGQFAKAGGTAGDA from the coding sequence ATGAGCACCGCAAAACCTTCCGCCCCTGGCGCACCCGACCGCCCCGACCGCCTGCTCACCGTCCACAAGGATTCGCGCTTCGAGACCGACGACGCCCAGTTCAAGCCCCTCCAGTGGTCGCTCATCCGGCGGATGTTCGGCTACACCCGGCACGTCGCCGCGAAGCGCAACTGGCTCATTTTCCTGACGCTGTGCCGCGCGATGCAGCTCCCCGCGCTCACGTGGCTGATGAGCGTGATCATCGCCGGACCCATCGCCCGGCACGAATGGAGCACCGTCATCGCCATGCTCTTCGCCTACGGCGGCCTCGCCCTGGTCACCGAGGGCATGTTCCACTTCCGCCAGCGGTTCGCGCTCGAGATCGGCGAGACGGTGGTCAACCGCCTGCGCAGCGAAGTCTTCGACGCCGTGCAGCGCCAGCCGATGAGTTTTTTCCACCGCACGAAACTCGGCCGTATCCTCAGCCGCATGACATCCGACGTGGACGCGCTGCGCACCGGCATCCAGGACGTGTTTTTCGTGAGCATCGTGCAGGTCGGGCAGATGAGCTTCGCCGCGCTCGTCATGCTCTGGACGGACTGGAAGATGTTTCTCGTCGTCGCCGGCCTCGCCCCGATCCTGTGGGGGCTCAACCGCCGCTTCCGTGTCAGGCTCAGCCGCTATTCGCGCGCCTCGCAGGAAAGCTTCAGCCGGGTGACGGCCACGCTCGCCGAATCCGTCAACGGCATCCGTGTGACCCAGGGGTTTGTCCGCCAGGAGACCAACGCCGGCCTCTTCCGCCAGCTCCTCTCCGACCATTCGCAGCACAACATCAACCTTGCCCGCACCTCCGCCGTCCTCACGCCGATCCTCGAGCTCAACAGCCAGCTCTTCATTTCCGTGCTGCTCATGCTCGGCGGCTGGCGCGCCTTTTCCGGGGCCATCGGTCTCGAGGACCTGATCACGTTTTTCTTTGTCGCCAACCTCTTCTTCTCGCCCATCCAGGTCATCGCCAACCAGTACAACCAGGCGCTCATCGCCATGGCCTCGGCCGAGCGCGTGTTCCGGCTCATCGACCTGAAGCCCGAATGGACCGACGCGCCCGACGCGCAAGACCTCCCCGATCCGCGCTGCGGCTTCGCAGCAGCTTCCGCTCAGGGTTCAGGGTTCGGAGTTCAGGGTCCAGGCAATGCCACGCCGCCCGCATCCGCCACATCGGCCGACAACTCCAGACCCGAAACTCCAGACTCCGGACTGGCGGCGGCCTCAGCCGCCGCCGGGCTGCGCATCGAATTCCGCAACGTGACCTTCGGCTACAACCCGGAGGTGCCCGTCCTGCGCGACATCACCTTCACGGCGGAGCCCGGGCAGACGATCGCGCTCGTCGGCCATACCGGCAGCGGCAAGAGCTCGATCATCAATCTCGTCTCCAAATTTTACCTGCCCACCTCCGGCGAACTGCTCATCGACCACCGCGATATCCACACGATCACCGGCCATTCGCTGCACCGGCAGACGGGCATGGTCACGCAGCAAAATTTCCTCTTCAGCGGCACCGTGCTCGACAACATCCTCATGGCCCGGCCCGAGGCGACGGAAGACGACGTGCGCGCCGCCGCCGCCTCCATCGACTGCCTCGACCTGCTCGACGCGCTTCCCGGCGGCCTGCGCACGGAGGTCGGCGCCGGCGGCGGCGGCATTTCGCTCGGGCAGCGGCAGCTCGTGTGCTTCACCCGCGCCATGCTCGCCGGCCCGCGGCTCGTCATCCTCGACGAGGCCACGAGCGCCATCGACGCGCTCACCGAAGCCCGCCTCCAGCGCGCCCTGCAACTCCTCCTGTGCGGCCGCACCAGCATTGTCGTGGCGCACCGCCTGAGCACGATCCGGTACGCCGATCTTGTCCTCGTTCTCGACCAGGGGCGCATCATCGAAAGCGGCACGCACGACCAGCTCGTGGCCGCCGGCGGAGCCTATGCCTCGCTGCACGGACAGTTCGCCAAGGCGGGGGGAACGGCCGGAGATGCGTAG